One genomic window of Sphingobacterium oryzagri includes the following:
- a CDS encoding cytochrome c, with amino-acid sequence MKKLKTLAVMAMGIGLLVGCFPKASEVIRSLPVENKKQILAKYSPEQIETGETLFANNCAKCHKLKAAEGHTPEQWNSILKRMIPKAKLNDEDGQLVRAYIIVNAKQ; translated from the coding sequence ATGAAAAAGCTAAAAACATTGGCCGTGATGGCTATGGGAATAGGTCTGCTTGTAGGCTGCTTTCCAAAAGCGAGTGAAGTTATCCGATCACTTCCCGTAGAAAATAAAAAGCAAATTTTGGCAAAATACAGTCCGGAGCAAATCGAAACCGGCGAAACGCTTTTCGCAAACAACTGCGCCAAATGCCATAAATTAAAAGCGGCCGAAGGGCATACGCCCGAACAATGGAATAGCATCCTGAAACGAATGATTCCCAAAGCGAAATTAAATGATGAGGATGGACAGCTAGTACGTGCGTATATTATTGTCAACGCGAAACAATAA
- a CDS encoding TetR/AcrR family transcriptional regulator produces the protein MERKQSARALKTKQKLLDAVGHILETEGFTELKVTKIEAASGVDKKLIYFHFGDFDNLIKEYLRSHDFWLNHSAAPENFDKTEVKGILNDQFDQIYNSDLLKQMIIWELSGNNEVLKGIVMEREEMGNQLIEAVTKANNFKQDATPLFALLVAGIYYLNTHSRAVGTTFCGLNIKNETDRIRVTDCINRLIDEIK, from the coding sequence ATGGAAAGAAAACAGTCGGCGAGAGCCCTTAAAACAAAACAAAAATTACTCGATGCCGTAGGGCATATACTCGAAACCGAAGGTTTCACTGAACTTAAGGTTACCAAAATAGAGGCTGCTTCCGGGGTGGATAAGAAACTTATTTATTTCCATTTTGGAGATTTTGACAACCTCATTAAGGAATATCTTCGTTCGCACGACTTCTGGTTAAATCACTCGGCTGCACCAGAAAACTTTGACAAGACAGAAGTGAAAGGAATCTTAAACGATCAGTTTGACCAGATTTACAACAGCGATCTGCTTAAGCAAATGATCATTTGGGAATTGAGTGGAAATAACGAAGTCTTGAAAGGCATTGTAATGGAACGCGAAGAAATGGGCAACCAGTTGATCGAAGCCGTTACAAAAGCCAACAATTTTAAGCAAGATGCTACGCCCCTTTTTGCTTTACTTGTGGCGGGTATTTATTACTTAAATACACACTCCCGTGCAGTGGGCACCACTTTTTGCGGCTTGAATATTAAAAACGAAACAGATCGCATTCGCGTCACCGATTGCATCAATAGATTGATCGACGAAATAAAGTAG
- the xerD gene encoding site-specific tyrosine recombinase XerD has protein sequence MKWDLAKQDFKRYLQLERNLSNNSVEAYLNDVQKLESYCAYKQLALEDIDTRTIQQFLIFINEFNISPFTQARLLSGLKTFFSFLEIEYQIKSNPAALLESPRLNRKIPSVLNIQEIEALINAIDLSTLEGARNKAILEILYGCGLRVSELVNLKISNLFLDIEFIKVEGKGNKERLIPIGSTAIKYIKIYLDEIRPHIPVHAEAADIVFLNRRGKQLTRVMVFLIIKELAKKTGLSKPLSPHTFRHSFASHLVEGGADLRAVQDMLGHESITTTEIYTHIDKDYLQSIITQYHPRS, from the coding sequence ATGAAATGGGATTTGGCAAAACAAGATTTTAAACGCTATTTACAGCTTGAACGTAACCTTTCCAATAACTCTGTTGAAGCCTATTTAAACGACGTACAAAAGCTGGAATCATATTGTGCATACAAACAGCTAGCGTTGGAAGATATTGACACCCGAACTATACAGCAATTCCTCATTTTTATAAACGAATTCAACATTTCTCCCTTTACCCAGGCGCGGCTGCTTTCCGGATTGAAAACCTTTTTCAGTTTTTTAGAAATAGAATATCAAATAAAAAGCAACCCTGCAGCATTGCTGGAGTCGCCTCGTTTGAACAGAAAGATACCAAGCGTATTAAATATCCAGGAGATCGAGGCGCTGATCAATGCCATCGACCTTTCTACATTGGAAGGTGCCCGAAACAAAGCGATCTTGGAAATTTTGTATGGATGTGGTCTGCGCGTATCCGAGCTGGTCAATTTAAAAATATCCAACCTGTTCCTCGATATTGAATTTATAAAAGTAGAAGGCAAAGGCAATAAAGAACGGCTCATTCCGATTGGCAGCACCGCCATCAAATACATCAAAATCTACCTTGATGAAATCCGTCCGCATATACCTGTGCATGCCGAAGCAGCCGATATCGTATTCTTAAATAGGCGTGGTAAACAGCTCACCCGAGTAATGGTCTTTCTTATTATCAAAGAGCTCGCGAAAAAAACAGGACTTTCAAAGCCTTTAAGCCCGCACACATTTCGCCACTCCTTCGCCTCACACCTCGTTGAGGGCGGTGCTGATCTACGTGCTGTGCAAGATATGTTGGGACACGAAAGTATCACGACCACAGAAATATACACCCATATCGACAAAGATTACCTGCAGTCTATCATTACGCAGTATCATCCGCGCTCGTAA
- a CDS encoding TonB-dependent receptor domain-containing protein gives MKRILLSILLIYGFHLSFGQSYELSGIVLDDVSNEYLTGAHVTITNDKLGIQKNTVAGLDGSFLFRSLPKAEYQLQIAFVGYESIKRTILLAQNLEAQYMLKSDAHGIAAVHVQAQYKGTDTEARDMEKKSANVLNVISAKQIELSPDITVANVVQRVSGLSIERNANGDPQYAVVRGMNKRYNNTLVNGIKIPSPDNDNRFVPLDIFPAVFLEKLAVYKSLSADMEADAIGGTIDMVMKSVPAKKHFFEADFQLGANTMSHDGNFVTYNRSEVYRRSPAENFGSDYEAIPSDFSPLMFTPVKRSILPDIFANASYGNRFFANKLGLLLGGSFQNSYRPNQSYFYDPRTNAAASNAINMNELIERRTSTQQQRTAFHAKLDYTINSSHELSFYGGQYLLNEFRVREQYRREDFNTNDNFPAIPVTRITNNYQTISIADLQGKHQLSSQFQVDWHAVYSKAKNELPDDGVFYRSGFWSDAQNGVVNEQPYFQGVRNSRTWERNADQDLSFFLNSSYTPTFFKPLERVKIGGLHRQKTRDNYYIYYNYNAINVLTVVRGEQWQNFADLPWSSFANPWGDGNNSSLVYDANESISAGYVSTDWQFGKLAVQAGLRAEYTTQGYAINPLSAETNATDLTKTQRYLNLFPSASLKYALATDNWLKATYYKAISRPGFFEIVPTVRPAGGGDSFYSEEGNADLRPTIAHNVDVRYELFPNALDQILIGAFYKKLIDPIEYGFPQVTSADQTPSISRILPQNFGDAHNIGLELDYTKYIRQFGIRLNYTYTNSTINTGKLVESQELGSPNRYRLVDERRSLQGQSDHIGNIALLFKSIPKKWDAQIVLNYTGERLAVVSPFQGSDQYMRPMTVLDFSVDKGIGKFVLFLKANNLLNTPYKIVINRGLASPESFFPHQEDPYNMANVREDRYGLSFRLGVRYKL, from the coding sequence ATGAAGAGAATTTTACTCAGCATATTACTCATTTACGGCTTCCATTTATCTTTTGGTCAATCTTATGAGCTATCAGGCATCGTGCTTGATGACGTAAGCAATGAATACCTCACTGGCGCGCATGTTACAATAACAAATGATAAACTCGGTATTCAGAAAAACACCGTAGCGGGTCTCGATGGCAGTTTTCTGTTCCGAAGTTTACCAAAGGCCGAGTATCAGCTGCAGATAGCTTTTGTCGGCTATGAATCGATCAAAAGGACGATACTTTTGGCCCAAAATCTCGAAGCGCAGTATATGCTAAAATCTGATGCGCACGGCATTGCAGCAGTACATGTGCAAGCGCAGTACAAAGGCACCGATACGGAAGCGCGCGATATGGAAAAGAAATCTGCCAATGTGCTAAATGTGATTTCGGCCAAGCAAATTGAACTATCTCCAGATATTACGGTCGCCAACGTCGTGCAACGTGTATCCGGTCTTTCTATCGAGCGTAATGCCAATGGTGATCCGCAATATGCGGTGGTACGCGGAATGAATAAGCGATACAATAATACGTTAGTGAATGGTATTAAAATTCCCTCGCCCGATAATGACAATCGTTTTGTACCATTAGATATTTTTCCAGCAGTGTTTCTGGAAAAACTAGCCGTTTATAAATCACTCTCAGCGGATATGGAGGCCGATGCCATCGGCGGAACAATTGATATGGTCATGAAAAGCGTACCGGCAAAGAAGCATTTCTTTGAAGCCGACTTTCAGCTTGGCGCTAATACCATGAGTCATGACGGCAACTTTGTGACATACAACCGATCAGAAGTCTATCGCCGCTCGCCAGCGGAAAATTTTGGATCGGATTACGAGGCTATCCCGAGTGACTTTTCGCCGTTAATGTTTACGCCCGTCAAGCGAAGTATCCTTCCCGATATTTTTGCCAACGCCAGCTATGGAAACCGATTTTTTGCTAATAAGCTTGGCCTGTTGCTAGGCGGAAGTTTCCAAAACTCGTACCGGCCAAACCAAAGTTATTTCTACGATCCGCGCACCAATGCCGCTGCTAGCAATGCGATCAACATGAATGAACTTATCGAGCGACGCACAAGCACGCAACAGCAACGCACGGCATTTCATGCCAAGCTTGATTACACGATCAACTCGTCTCATGAATTATCATTTTACGGGGGGCAATATTTACTCAACGAGTTTCGAGTTCGCGAGCAGTATCGTCGCGAAGATTTCAACACGAATGATAATTTTCCTGCTATACCCGTAACCCGCATTACGAACAATTATCAAACGATCTCTATTGCTGACCTGCAAGGTAAGCATCAGCTATCATCACAATTTCAGGTGGATTGGCATGCTGTATATTCTAAAGCAAAAAACGAATTGCCTGATGATGGTGTTTTTTACCGTAGTGGCTTTTGGAGCGATGCGCAAAATGGCGTAGTTAACGAACAACCATATTTTCAAGGAGTTAGAAATTCCCGAACCTGGGAACGAAATGCTGACCAAGACCTCTCCTTCTTTTTAAATAGCAGCTATACGCCCACTTTTTTTAAGCCGCTGGAACGTGTAAAAATAGGTGGCTTACATCGTCAAAAGACACGTGACAACTACTATATCTATTACAATTATAATGCTATAAATGTGCTTACCGTCGTACGTGGTGAGCAATGGCAAAATTTCGCCGATCTTCCCTGGTCCAGCTTTGCAAACCCTTGGGGCGACGGCAATAATAGCAGCTTGGTGTATGACGCCAACGAATCTATATCTGCCGGATATGTAAGTACCGATTGGCAATTTGGCAAACTAGCCGTACAGGCTGGCTTGCGGGCTGAATACACAACACAAGGCTACGCGATCAACCCGCTATCTGCGGAAACCAACGCTACAGATCTCACAAAAACGCAACGCTATCTCAACCTTTTCCCTTCAGCAAGTTTAAAATATGCGTTAGCAACGGATAATTGGTTGAAAGCAACATATTATAAAGCCATTAGTCGCCCAGGATTTTTTGAAATTGTTCCCACAGTACGACCTGCCGGCGGAGGTGATTCCTTTTACAGCGAAGAGGGAAATGCAGACCTTCGGCCAACCATCGCTCATAATGTGGATGTGCGCTATGAATTATTTCCGAATGCATTAGACCAAATACTGATCGGTGCTTTTTACAAAAAACTTATCGATCCGATTGAGTATGGGTTTCCGCAGGTTACCTCAGCAGATCAAACCCCAAGCATTAGTCGTATTCTCCCTCAGAATTTTGGCGACGCACACAATATCGGCTTGGAGCTTGACTATACAAAATACATCCGCCAATTTGGTATTCGCTTAAACTATACCTACACAAACTCCACAATCAATACAGGCAAGCTTGTCGAAAGCCAAGAACTGGGCTCGCCAAACCGTTATCGTCTCGTCGACGAACGTCGTTCGTTACAGGGACAGTCTGACCATATCGGAAATATCGCGTTGCTCTTTAAAAGCATTCCCAAGAAATGGGATGCTCAAATCGTTCTCAATTATACCGGCGAACGATTGGCTGTCGTATCGCCTTTTCAAGGCTCCGATCAGTATATGCGCCCCATGACGGTGCTCGACTTTTCAGTCGACAAAGGCATTGGAAAATTTGTGCTGTTTTTGAAAGCCAACAACTTACTTAATACACCTTACAAAATAGTTATCAACCGCGGTTTAGCAAGTCCGGAAAGTTTTTTCCCGCATCAGGAAGATCCCTACAATATGGCTAACGTCCGCGAAGATCGTTATGGATTATCTTTTCGGCTAGGCGTACGCTATAAACTTTAA
- a CDS encoding sensor histidine kinase: MQNISMNNGNANLLDIIAHSPQGIAVYETADLKIRFVNQSMLTVWGMDDRIVGQNFADVFPAFTEQGFTDLLLNVWHSGVTYRATAYPADIIIDGKSETKYFDFEYQAIVDANGQTVAILHTSTDVTPRKRALQMIEEKEALISFNKDLETLTHTLSHDLRNPLGVAKMGTQFMRSKTNMPSAEVHKWCDAILASISSMESIINHTLRVNQVRIYESSTDYVNMPEIIDMVCTEVKSFLEIPHAIFRIKELHPLPGDKSLLQQLFFSLIGNAVRYSSNKDQPIIEINSELTDTHTVYHIKDNGIGIPEAELSQLFELFYRGSNAQDFQGTGVGLSLVNKIIKRLGGRIQISSTLDRGTTVSLQFPREKSNN; encoded by the coding sequence ATGCAGAATATTTCTATGAACAACGGCAACGCAAATTTACTTGACATTATCGCGCATTCACCACAAGGAATAGCAGTATACGAAACTGCAGATCTTAAGATTAGGTTTGTGAATCAAAGCATGCTGACGGTTTGGGGAATGGATGACCGCATCGTCGGGCAAAATTTTGCAGACGTCTTCCCGGCTTTTACGGAACAGGGCTTTACCGATCTCCTTTTAAACGTTTGGCATTCGGGCGTTACGTACCGCGCTACGGCCTACCCTGCTGATATCATCATTGATGGTAAAAGCGAAACGAAATATTTTGATTTCGAATATCAGGCGATTGTTGATGCTAATGGCCAAACGGTAGCAATTTTGCATACGTCGACCGATGTTACGCCGCGCAAACGGGCGCTGCAAATGATTGAGGAAAAGGAGGCGCTGATTTCTTTCAATAAAGACCTGGAGACGCTCACGCACACCCTATCGCACGATCTTCGTAATCCGCTGGGCGTAGCCAAAATGGGCACGCAATTTATGCGATCTAAAACGAATATGCCCAGTGCCGAAGTGCACAAATGGTGCGATGCTATCCTAGCGTCTATCAGTAGTATGGAAAGCATTATAAACCATACGTTACGCGTCAATCAGGTACGCATTTACGAATCATCGACCGACTATGTCAATATGCCGGAAATCATCGATATGGTTTGTACAGAAGTCAAATCTTTTCTTGAAATTCCGCATGCGATTTTTCGCATTAAAGAGCTCCATCCGCTACCGGGCGACAAAAGTCTTTTACAGCAATTATTTTTTAGCTTGATAGGCAACGCTGTGCGCTATTCCAGCAACAAAGATCAGCCTATTATTGAAATAAACAGCGAACTGACGGATACGCATACCGTCTATCATATTAAAGACAATGGCATCGGAATTCCTGAAGCGGAGCTGAGCCAGCTTTTCGAACTTTTCTATCGCGGCTCTAACGCGCAAGATTTTCAGGGAACTGGTGTGGGCCTTAGTTTAGTCAATAAAATTATAAAGCGACTTGGTGGCCGCATCCAGATCAGCAGTACCTTAGATCGAGGCACAACGGTTTCGCTTCAATTTCCAAGAGAAAAATCAAACAATTAA